The segment GGCGCCGGAGTACGTGCTGGTGCTGGTGGACGGCGAGCGCGTCACCGGCAAGGTGGACGGTGACGTGGACCTGTCGCGCCTGTCGATGGAGGACATCGAACAGGTGGAGATCGTGAAGGGCCCCGGGTCGGTGATGTACGGCAGCGACGCGGTGGCGGGCGTGGTGAACTTCATCACCCGCAGGGCGCAGCGCCCCCTGGGCGCGGACCTGCGCGCCGCCTACGGCACGCTCAACCGGCTGGACCTGGACGCGACGGGCGAGACGCGCGGGGACGCGTGGGGGCTGCGCATGAGCGGGGGGCTCCAGCGCCGCGCCGCGTATGACCTGGACCCGACGGACATGGGCACCTCCGGCAGCAGCCTGGATGGGTACGACCTGTCCGCGCGCGGCGACTGGCGCGGCTCGGACACGCTGGCGCTGGAGGGCACGGCGTCCTTCTCCCACCGCGTCCAGCGCGGCGTGGACCTGGGCGCGGGCAACGCCGTGTTTGATCGCGCGACCCGCGACAACACCTTCGCCTCGCGCCTGTCGCCGTCCTGGAAGCTGGGGGGGAAGGCGACGCTGCGCACGGACCTGTCCTACGGGCACTACGAGCGGCGCTACCTGCGCGACCAGCGCAACGCCTCCGCGCTGGACTCCGTGGAGGACACGCGCGACCAGCAGGCCCGCCTGGGCGTGCAGCTGGACGCGCGGCCCGGCTCGCACGCGTTCGTGGTGGGCACGGAGTACCTGGGCGAGTGGCTGCGCTCGGACCGGCTGGAGGGCGGCAAGGGGCGGCGCGGGCGCGGCTCCTTCTACGCGCAGGACACCTGGACCCTCTGGGAGAAGCTGGGGCTGGTGGTGGTGCGGGGCGGACGGGTGGACCTGGATTCGCAGTTCGGGTTCGCGGTGACGCCCCGGGCGGCCTTGAAGGTGGACCCGCTGTCGTGGCTCACGCTGCGGGGCGGCTACGGCTGGGGCTACCGCGCGCCCAGCTTCCAGGACCTGCTCATCGACTTCGAGAACCCCTCGGTGGGCTACACCGTGCGCGGCAATCCGGA is part of the Corallococcus soli genome and harbors:
- a CDS encoding TonB-dependent receptor plug domain-containing protein translates to MSGRGWLCALLCMGLAGVVRAEDVPSVDGGVAEEAPALQTVVTGSRSQERVRESPVTTEVITRAEIVASGARDASELLSARPGLVVQQGFSGAGLSMQGLAPEYVLVLVDGERVTGKVDGDVDLSRLSMEDIEQVEIVKGPGSVMYGSDAVAGVVNFITRRAQRPLGADLRAAYGTLNRLDLDATGETRGDAWGLRMSGGLQRRAAYDLDPTDMGTSGSSLDGYDLSARGDWRGSDTLALEGTASFSHRVQRGVDLGAGNAVFDRATRDNTFASRLSPSWKLGGKATLRTDLSYGHYERRYLRDQRNASALDSVEDTRDQQARLGVQLDARPGSHAFVVGTEYLGEWLRSDRLEGGKGRRGRGSFYAQDTWTLWEKLGLVVVRGGRVDLDSQFGFAVTPRAALKVDPLSWLTLRGGYGWGYRAPSFQDLLIDFENPSVGYTVRGNPDLKPERSRSYNINVEVRPLRDSLVWAGVFQHSLRDMIAASLQAEGEALRYSYINIARARVRGGELGVRQSLPGRVQVELGYTLTEGTDQDLERALEGQARHRLTAQATWRHRAWGLEALVRGALTGERPFYPDTNGDGVADSYRASRTVSLDARVAWLMPAGGLQLFVVGSNLTDAGNPNDLPIPPRTLQAGVSTRF